TCGAGATCGATGATCGCCACGCGTGTCCCCGGCCCCACCTCGGCTTGCATCGTTCGAGCTGCAACGGCCGCGTCATTGAAGACACAGAAGCCCTCCCCTCGATCGGCATAGGCGTGGTGCGTACCGCCGGCCAGATTCGCCGCCACGCCGTCGATCAACGCTGCGCGACACGCGGCCACCGTTGCCCCGGCGGAGCGTCGGGAGCGCTCGACCATCTGCGGCGACCATGGAAACCCGATACTGCGCTGCTCTTTCGGATCCAGCTCACCTGCACTTACGCGCTCGACGTACTCCCGCGAGTGGACTCGCCCGAGCATCGCGTCATCTGCGGGCAGCGCCTCGGTCAATTCGACGTGCGGAAGCTCACCGGCGACGCGTTCGCGCAGCCGAGCGTACTTTTCCATCGGGAAACGGTGTCCGGGGGGAAGCGGCAGAACGAAGTGATCGCTGTAAAACGCTTGCATCGATGCGAGAGGCCGACGGAACGGCACGCGAAAAAGCGTTGAATGACAGCGGCACTGGAGAGCGGCAGTCGCGAGGCACTCCTCCAAACGCAGGCATGCCAGACACACGTGACCGCTCCGCCAGTGCCGGAACGAATCGATATTACCATCGGCCGTCGGGGTCCGTCGGGGCGCCAAAGTGGTGCAAAATCCGATGCCGAATACGGTGCAAAGCCGCACCACGACAGGATTTGCGTCTTAATGAAGGTTCGCCGCAACGCGGTGTCATCAATCCGCCACAGGATCCCAAACCACTGATTTTGTAAGCTTTTGTTGAATTTGTGCAACGCACAAAAATGACTTGACAGTCACAGAAATATCTCTAAACTTGCAATTGTGCGATGCACAAAAGAGATCGCACTTAATGAGAAGGCCCCAACCGTGTTTTCACCGGGATAAGGTGAGAACCAACGAGCGAACACGGAGTGGGTCGATATGTTGTGTATGACACCATAGGAGAACGCCATGTCGTTTCTGACCCCGAGCAACTCGCCGCCGCACACAAAGCCAATCTGGAAACCCTGTTCGGTCTGACCAACAAAGCCTTCGAAGGCGTTGAAAAGCTGGTCGAACTGAACCTGCAAGCCGTGAAGGCATCGCTGGCCGAGTCCGCATCGACCGCACAAAAGGCTTTCGCTGTGAAGGACGCGCAAGAGTTGCTCGCCCTGCAAGCCAACCTGGTTCAGCCGGCTGCCGAAAAGGCACTCGCGTATGGCCGTCACCTGTATGAAATCGCTTCGTCGACGCAAGCCGAAGTGACCAAGGTGGCTGAGGCTCAACTGGCCGAAGGCTCGCACAACGTGCAAGCGCTGTTCGACAACCTGGCCAAGAACGCCCCGGCCGGTTCGGAGTCCGCCGTTGCACTGGCCAAGTCGGCCCTGTCCGCCGCCAACAGCGCGTTCGACAGCGTCCAGAAGGCCACCAAGCAAGCCGTCGAAATCGCCGAAACGAACTTCGCTGCTGCGACGAACGTCGCCTCGAAGGCTGCGGCTCAGGCTTCGCGTGCTGCCAGCGCCAAGAAGTAATCGATAGCGTCCTGTCAGTCGTTACTCGGGACGCCAACCGTTTGTCGCTGCACCCCAAGTTGTAGCAACACCCAGTTGTCTCCTCGGTACCGCAGGTACCTTTCGAACCCGGCCCTGAGCCGGGTTTTCTTTTTTATGCCGCATCATTCGCGGAAGTACAAAGCACGCCCACACGCTTGCGACGCCCAACAAAAAAACCGCCACTCCAAGGGGAATGGCGGTTTTTTGTTCCTGTGCGCGCACGCGCACAGGATGCCGAATGCGCAGTCTTACTTCTTGCGCGGCGGAGGAACGTCGGTGCAAACGCCTTCGTAGATTTCGGCGGCCATACCGACCGACTCAGCCAACGTCGGGTGCGGGTGAATGGTCTTGCCGATATCGACAGCGTCCGCGCCCATCTCCACAGCCAGGCAAAGTTCGCCAATCAGATCGCCTGCATGCGTGCCGACGATAGCGCCGCCGAGAATACGGTGAGTCTCTTCGTCGAACAGCAGCTTGGTGAAGCCTTCGTCGCGACCGTTTGCAATCGCACGTCCCGATGCTGCCCACGGGAACACGGCCTTGCCGAACTTGACGCCTTCCGCCTTAAGCTGATCTTCCGTCTTGCCCGCCCACGCCACTTCCGGATCGGTGTATGCCACCGACGGGATCTGGATCGCGTCGAAGTAAGCCTTCTCACCGTTCGCGGCTTCGGCAGCGACATGCGCCTCATGCACAGCCTTGTGCGCCAGCATCGGCTGACCGACGATGTCGCCGATCGCAAAAATGTTCGGCACGTTAGTGCGCATCTGCTTGTCCACGGAGATGAATCCGCGATCGCCCACCACCACACCAGCCTTCTCTGCGCCGATCTTCTTGCCGTTCGGGCTACGACCCACGGCGACCAGAACGAGGTCGTAACGCTGCGGCTCTGCCGGAGCAGCTTCGCCTTCGAACTTCACGTAGATGCCGTCGGCCTTGGCTTCCGCCCCCACCGTCTTGGTCTTGAGCATGACACGACCAAAACGCTTGTCATTCATCTTTTGCCAGACCTTGACCAGATCGCGGTCAGCCCCCTGCATCAGACCGTCGAGCATTTCGACGACATCGATCTCCGCGCCCAGCGCACTGTAGACCGTGGCCATTTCAAGACCAATGATGCCACCACCGATCACCAGCATCTTCTTCGGAATCTGGCGCAGTTCAAGTGCGCCGGTCGAATCGACGATGCGCGGATCTTCCGGCAGGAATGGCAGCTTCACCGCTTGCGAGCCCGCAGCGATGATGGCCTGCGCGAACTTCACGACCGTCTTCTTGCCGTCCTTGTCGACGACTTCGACGTGGTTCGCATCAAGGAACGCACCGACGCCAGTCACGACTTCGACCTTGCGCATCTTCGCCATGCCGGCCAGACCGCCGGTCAGCTTGCCGACGACGCTTTCCTTGTATGCACGCAGCTTGTCGAGATCGACCTCGGGCTTCGCGAACGAAATGCCGTGATGACCCAGCGACTGCGCCTCTTCAAGCACGGCCGCCGTATGCAGCAATGCCTTCGACGGAATGCAACCCACGTTCAGGCACACCCCGCCGAGCGTTGCGTAGCGTTCGACGAGCACCGTCTTGCGCCCCAGGTCCGCGCTGCGGAATGCAGCCGAGTATCCGCCCGGGCCTGCGCCCAGCACGAGCACTTCACATTCGATGTCGGCGCTGCCGCTATGCTTGGCAGCAACCGGGGCCGGTGCGCTCGCTGCAGCAGCGGGTGTGGCGGCAGGTGCCGGCGTTGCCGCAGGTGCGGCTGCGGGCGCGGCAGCCTTCGCGGCGCCGGCATCGTCCGCTTCCACGATGGCGATCAACGTCCCTTCGCTGGCCTTATCGCCCACTTTGATCTTCACTTCCTTGACCGTGCCCGCTACTTCGGAAGGCACTTCCATAGAAGCCTTGTCGGATTCGAGCGTGATCAACGACGCATCCTTGGCAATCTTGTCGCCGGGCTTGATCATCACTTCGATGACGTCTACGCCCTCTGCGCCGATATCCGGCACTTTGACTTCAATGAGACTCATGCGGGGTCTCCCTGTCGCATTTATGACTTGATGGTGGTATCGATCGGAAACTCATGTACCTGAAACGGGCCGGCCGAACTCTTGTCGAATTCCGCCCCCGCCTTCACGCCTGCTTCGGCGATGGCACGTGCGCTCAGATCCTGGTCGTAGAGGGCATACATGGCGCCGAGCGCAAAATTGCGCCCCGAACCGATCCCCCAGAACCGATCGAAAACGAACACTTCCCGGTAGGAATAGACCCCGTAGATCCCTGTCGGATTCGCAATCACACTCGTGATTTGCGACGACTCGTACGGGTCGTCTTCCTCTTCCTTCGTGTTGAGGAAATACTCTTCCTTGAGCTTCTGATGGACCCGGCAGAACGTGCGGAAAACTTCGTCTCGCGAGTGGAGACGGCACTCATCCGCCATACCGGAAAGAATGGCGCGCATGACCGGAAAATGTGCCGTCGTGCCGGCCAAACCGACATAGGAATCCCCTACGAGAAAAACCTTGCGGTTCTCTTCATAGGATTGCGACAGCCGGGTATCGCCGAACGTGACGAGCGAATCGGCGGCAATGGCGATTTCCCCTGCCTTCTTGACGACTACCACGGTGGTCATGATGCCCTCCCCGTCCAGAATCCTGAAGCTTGCGCGAATGCCGCCGGTGCGCTCACGCGCGGCCGGCGGCAAAAACCATTACAGCATCGCGCGACGGAAGTCCGCCAACAGTTGACCCAGGTAGGCGTTGAAGCGAGCGGCTTCTGCGCCATCGATCACACGGTGATCGTAGGACAGCGAAAGCGGCAGCGTCAGTTGCGGCAGGAACTGCTGCTTGCGCTCATCCCACACCGGCTTCTGATACGAACGCGACAGACCCAGAATGGCGACTTCCGGTGCGTTGATGATCGGCGTGAAGGTCGTGCCACCGATGCCGCCAAGCGACGAAATCGAGAAGCAGCCACCTTGCATCTGATCCGGCTTGAGCTTGCCTTCGCGGGCGAGCTTTGCCAGTTCCGACGTTTCGCGAGCGATCTCGAACACACCCTTCTTGTCTGCGTCGCGAACGACCGGCACCACGAGGCCGTTCGGCGTGTCAGCAGCAAAACCGATGTGGAAGTACTGCTTGAAGACCAGATTGTCGCCGTCGAGGCTTGCGTTGAACGTCGGGAATTTCTTCAGGGCCAGCACGCACGCCTTGATGACGAACGCAAGCATCGTGACCTTGATGCCAGCCTTTTCGTTTTCCTTGTTCAACTGCACGCGGAACGCTTCGAGTTCACCGATATCCGCTTCGTCATTGTTCGTGACGTGGGGGATCATGACCCAATTGCGATGCAGGTTCGCGCCGGAGATCTTCTTGATGCGCGAGAGCGCCTTCGGCTCGACCGGACCGTACTTCGCAAAATCGACCTTCGGCCACGGCAGCAGATTCAACTCGCCACCACCTGCCGGCGCAGCGCCTGCAGCGGCCGGACGGTTGCCGGAAAGCGCGCTCTTAACGAAGTTGCGCACATCGTCGATGACCACGCGGCCCTTCGGCCCCGTGCCCTTGACCTGCGTGACATCCACACCCAGTTCGCGCGCGAACTTACGCACCGACGGGCTAGCGTGGCTGATCGGCTGGCTGCCTTGCGCTGCCGTGGGGGCAGCGACCGGTGCCGGTGCTGCCGCAGGAGCCGGTGCCGGTGCGGGCGCTGCGCTTTGGGTGGCGGGTGCCGGTGCGGCGACCGGGGCTTCTGCCTTGGCAGTTGCTGCAGCTGGGGCCGCAGCCGCGCCTTCGAGCACGAGGATCAGCGAACCTTCGGAGACCTTGTCACCGACGTTCACCTTCAGTTCTTTCACCACACCTGCGGCCGGGCTCGGCACGTCCATCGAGGCCTTGTCCGATTCCAGCGTCACGAGCGATTGCTCGGCCGTGACGGTGTCGCCCACCTTCACCAGCACTTCGATTACGGGCACGTCGTCGTAACCGCCGATATCCGGCACTTTGACGTCGATCTTGCTGGTACCGCCACTGGCCGCCGGGGCAGCCGCGGGTGCAGCAGCTTGCGGTGCCGCAGCCGGAGCGGCGGCCGGTGCAGCCGCGCCGTTGGCCTGTGCGCCCGAGCCGTTGGCGGTCTCGAGCGTCAAAATCACAGAACCTTCGGACACTTCATCGCCGACCTTCAGGCTCAGCGCTTTAATGACACCTGCGGCCGGGCTCGGCACGTCCATCGTGGCCTTATCCGACTCCAGCGTGATCAGGGCCTGCTCGGCGTCGATCTTGTCGCCCGCCTTCACCAGCACTTCAATTACGGGCAAGTCCTTGAAGTCACCGATATCCGGGACTTTCACTTCGATCACTTGACTCATTTTCCACAGTCTCCTCGAGGCTGCGCTTGACGTGCAGCTCACGCCGGTCTGTCGCTGGGGGGCGACTGACCGGCACGCTCACCGCACGCAGCGGCCTTTAGACGGTCATCGGGTTGGGTTTGTTCGGATCCAGGTTGTACTTGGCAATCGCCTCGGCAACCTTGCTGGCAGGCAGCGTGCCTTCGTCGGCCAGTGCCTTGAGCGCAGCAACCGTGACCCAGTTACGATCCACCTCGAAGAAGTGACGCAGCTTTTCGCGCGTATCCGAACGACCATAACCGTCGGTGCCAAGCACAACATAACGGCCACGAACGAACGGACGAATCTGCTCGGCATACGTACGAATGTAGTCGGTCGATGCGATGACCGGACCACGCGTATCGTTCAGGCACTTTTCGACGTGCGACAGGCGAGCCGTCTCGGTCGGGTGCAGCAGATTGTGACGTGCCACGTCGTTGCCTTCGCGAGCCAGTTCCGTGAAGCTCGGGCAGCTCCACAGATCCGATTCGACACCCCAGTCGTTCTTGAGCATTTCGGCGGCGGCGATCACTTCGTTGAAGATCGTACCCGAACCCAGCAGTTGCACGCGCGGTGCCTTGCTGTTGTCCGTGCCGCGACGGAACGCGTACATGCCCTTCAGGATGTCGTTCTCCACGCCTTCCGGCATCGCCGGGTGTGCGTAGTTTTCGTTCATCACGGTCAGGTAGTAATACACGTCTTCCTGATCCTGAACCATGCGGCGCAGACCGTCCTGAACGATCACAGCAAGTTCATAGGCGAACGTCGGATCGTACGGCAGGCAGTTCGGAATCGACGACGCCCACAGCAGCGAGTGACCGTCTTCGTGCTGGAGACCTTCGCCGTTAAGCGTCGTACGACCGGCCGTACCACCCACCAGGAAACCGCGCGCACGCATGTCGCCAGCGGCCCAGGCCAGATCGCCGATACGCTGGAAACCGAACATCGAATAGAAGATGTAGAACGGGATCATCGTCTCGCCGTGCGTCGAATACGACGTTGCGGCAGCGATCCAGTCGCACATACCACCGGCTTCGTTGATGCCTTCCTGCAGAATCTGACCGCTTTCAGATTCCTTGTAGAACATCAGTTGATCCTGATCTTGCGGGATGTAGCGCTGGCCGACCTGGCTCCAGATACCGATCTGGCGGAACAAGCCTTCCATACCGAACGTGCGTGACTCATCCGGCACGATAGGCACGATGCGTTGACCCAGCGCCTTGTCCTTGAGCAGCACGTTGAGAATACGCACGAACGCCATCGTCGTCGAAATCTCACGGCCTTCGGCGGTCGCCTTGAGCAGTGCGTCGAATGCGTTCAGCGCAGGCACCGGCAGCGAAGCGGCCTTGGTG
This window of the Pandoraea sputorum genome carries:
- a CDS encoding phasin family protein is translated as MYDTIGERHVVSDPEQLAAAHKANLETLFGLTNKAFEGVEKLVELNLQAVKASLAESASTAQKAFAVKDAQELLALQANLVQPAAEKALAYGRHLYEIASSTQAEVTKVAEAQLAEGSHNVQALFDNLAKNAPAGSESAVALAKSALSAANSAFDSVQKATKQAVEIAETNFAAATNVASKAAAQASRAASAKK
- the lpdA gene encoding dihydrolipoyl dehydrogenase, giving the protein MSLIEVKVPDIGAEGVDVIEVMIKPGDKIAKDASLITLESDKASMEVPSEVAGTVKEVKIKVGDKASEGTLIAIVEADDAGAAKAAAPAAAPAATPAPAATPAAAASAPAPVAAKHSGSADIECEVLVLGAGPGGYSAAFRSADLGRKTVLVERYATLGGVCLNVGCIPSKALLHTAAVLEEAQSLGHHGISFAKPEVDLDKLRAYKESVVGKLTGGLAGMAKMRKVEVVTGVGAFLDANHVEVVDKDGKKTVVKFAQAIIAAGSQAVKLPFLPEDPRIVDSTGALELRQIPKKMLVIGGGIIGLEMATVYSALGAEIDVVEMLDGLMQGADRDLVKVWQKMNDKRFGRVMLKTKTVGAEAKADGIYVKFEGEAAPAEPQRYDLVLVAVGRSPNGKKIGAEKAGVVVGDRGFISVDKQMRTNVPNIFAIGDIVGQPMLAHKAVHEAHVAAEAANGEKAYFDAIQIPSVAYTDPEVAWAGKTEDQLKAEGVKFGKAVFPWAASGRAIANGRDEGFTKLLFDEETHRILGGAIVGTHAGDLIGELCLAVEMGADAVDIGKTIHPHPTLAESVGMAAEIYEGVCTDVPPPRKK
- a CDS encoding MFS transporter, translated to MTTVVVVKKAGEIAIAADSLVTFGDTRLSQSYEENRKVFLVGDSYVGLAGTTAHFPVMRAILSGMADECRLHSRDEVFRTFCRVHQKLKEEYFLNTKEEEDDPYESSQITSVIANPTGIYGVYSYREVFVFDRFWGIGSGRNFALGAMYALYDQDLSARAIAEAGVKAGAEFDKSSAGPFQVHEFPIDTTIKS
- the aceF gene encoding dihydrolipoyllysine-residue acetyltransferase, whose translation is MSQVIEVKVPDIGDFKDLPVIEVLVKAGDKIDAEQALITLESDKATMDVPSPAAGVIKALSLKVGDEVSEGSVILTLETANGSGAQANGAAAPAAAPAAAPQAAAPAAAPAASGGTSKIDVKVPDIGGYDDVPVIEVLVKVGDTVTAEQSLVTLESDKASMDVPSPAAGVVKELKVNVGDKVSEGSLILVLEGAAAAPAAATAKAEAPVAAPAPATQSAAPAPAPAPAAAPAPVAAPTAAQGSQPISHASPSVRKFARELGVDVTQVKGTGPKGRVVIDDVRNFVKSALSGNRPAAAGAAPAGGGELNLLPWPKVDFAKYGPVEPKALSRIKKISGANLHRNWVMIPHVTNNDEADIGELEAFRVQLNKENEKAGIKVTMLAFVIKACVLALKKFPTFNASLDGDNLVFKQYFHIGFAADTPNGLVVPVVRDADKKGVFEIARETSELAKLAREGKLKPDQMQGGCFSISSLGGIGGTTFTPIINAPEVAILGLSRSYQKPVWDERKQQFLPQLTLPLSLSYDHRVIDGAEAARFNAYLGQLLADFRRAML